One Mycolicibacterium rufum genomic window, GTGATGCCGCTGCAGGACGATTTGATGACCTATGCCGCGAACCCGTAGCCGCACGCCGGCGGCACTGGCCGCCGACGTGGTGTGCGTGGTGGTGTTCTGCGCGATCGGGCGGCGCAGTCACGCCGAGGGGCTGACCGTCGCCGGCGTGGCCGAGACGGCCTGGCCGTTCCTGACCGGAACGGCGGTGGGCTGGCTGCTCGCCCGGGCCTGGCGGCGCCCGGTGGCGTTGCTGCCGACGGGCGTGGTGGTGTGGGTCTCGACCGTCGTGATCGGGATGCTGCTGCGCAAGCTCACCGGGCAGGGCACCGCGACGAGCTTCATCGTGGTGGCGTCGCTGACCACTGCGGCGCTGCTGCTGGGATGGCGGGCGATCGCCCGATCATTCGTCTGAATCCTCTTGCGGCGCAGGCGCTGTCGAGACGGTCAGGGTGGCACGTAGACCCCCGAGCGGACCGTCGGACAACTCGATCGTGCCGCCGTGCAGGGCCGCCTGCTGCGCGACCAGCGCGAGCCCCAGCCCCGACCCGCCCGGGGCGGCGTTGCTGCCGCGCGAGAACCGGCCCAGCACGGTCAGGTGCTCGTCGACGGGCAGGCCGCGGCCGTTGTCGTCGACGACGATCGTCATCAGGTTCTCCCGGCGGTGGGCGGCGAGCACGATGCGGGTGGCCCGGCCGTGGGTGATCGCGTTGCGCACCAGGTTGTCCACCGCCAGCCGCAACCCACCCGGCCAGCCGAGCAGGAAGCCGAGGTCGTCGGCGGCGTGCACCTCGATCGTCACGTCCCGGCTCACCCGCATGTTCTCCCGGGCCACCCGGTCCAGCATGTCGGTGACGTCGATGACCTCGCGGTCCTCGGCCTGCGCGAGCTGTCCCGACGCGAGCTGGCCCAGCGCGGTGATGATGCCCTCGACGCGGCGCTGGGCCCGCGACAGGTCGGCCACCACCTCGGCGCGTTCCTCGGCGGGCAGATCGTGGATGCGCAGCGTGTCCAGGTCGGCACGCATCGCGGTCAACGGGGTGCGCAACTCGTGGGCGGCGTTGGCGGCGAAGTCCTGGGCGGCCTGCAGCGAGTTGGTGGTGGCGCGCTGGGCGGCGGCGAGCCGGTCGAGCATCGCGCTCATCGCCTCGGACAGGTCCTCGGCCTCCCGCACGCCGCGCACCGTCGGGATCTGCTCGGAGCCCTTGCCGAGTGTCTTGGTGTGTTCGGTCAGCTTGCGCAGCGGGCGGATCGCCGGACCGGCCAGCAGCCAGCCCAGGCCGGCGGCGATCAGCACCGTCACCACGCCGACGGCGATGTAGAGCGGCACCCGGGCGCGGTTGAGCAGGATGCTGTCGGCGCGGATGCCGATCGACATCAGCACGCCGCCGTTCTGTTCGACCGGCAGGGTCCGCACCCGGTACTCGACCCCGTTGACCGTCACCGTCTCGGTGCCGGGCGGCAGCGCGGGCAGCTGGAAGCCGCGCTGGTACACCACCTGCCCGGAGGAGCGCGACCGCCCGGTCTGCAGCACGCCGCGGCGTGGGTCGGAGAGCTGCTCGGGGTAGACGCTGGCGTCGACGATCGCGTCGAGGCGCCGATCCAGTTGCGCCGCATCGTTGTTGGCCAACACCAGGGACGTGAGGATGGTGAACGCCGCGACCACCGCGGCCGCCGCGGCCGCCGACGCGATCGCGACCCGCGTCCGCAGCGAGGCGGACCGCAGCGCCCGCGGCAGTCTCACAGGCGAACCGGGCGCAGGGTTCTCACGCCTCTTCCCGCAGCACGTATCCGATGCCGCGCACGGTGTGGATGACGCGTGGCAGGCCGTCGCGCTCGAGCTTGCGCCGCAGATAGGAGACGAACACGTCGGCCACGTTGGTGTCGACGTCGAAGTCGTAGCCCCACACCAGTTCCAGCAGGCGCTGCCGGCTGAGCACGACCCCGGCGTTCTCGGCCAGCGCGGCGAGCAGATCGAACTCCCGCTTGGTGAGCTCGACACGCTCGCCGGCGACGAACACCAACCGGCGCGATGTGTCGATGGTCAGCGATCCCACCGTCATCGTGTCCGAGGTGGGGTCGGAGTGATGGGCCCGGCGCAGCAGCGCATGCAGCCGGGCCACCAGCTC contains:
- a CDS encoding DUF3054 domain-containing protein; its protein translation is MPRTRSRTPAALAADVVCVVVFCAIGRRSHAEGLTVAGVAETAWPFLTGTAVGWLLARAWRRPVALLPTGVVVWVSTVVIGMLLRKLTGQGTATSFIVVASLTTAALLLGWRAIARSFV
- a CDS encoding HAMP domain-containing sensor histidine kinase encodes the protein MRLPRALRSASLRTRVAIASAAAAAAVVAAFTILTSLVLANNDAAQLDRRLDAIVDASVYPEQLSDPRRGVLQTGRSRSSGQVVYQRGFQLPALPPGTETVTVNGVEYRVRTLPVEQNGGVLMSIGIRADSILLNRARVPLYIAVGVVTVLIAAGLGWLLAGPAIRPLRKLTEHTKTLGKGSEQIPTVRGVREAEDLSEAMSAMLDRLAAAQRATTNSLQAAQDFAANAAHELRTPLTAMRADLDTLRIHDLPAEERAEVVADLSRAQRRVEGIITALGQLASGQLAQAEDREVIDVTDMLDRVARENMRVSRDVTIEVHAADDLGFLLGWPGGLRLAVDNLVRNAITHGRATRIVLAAHRRENLMTIVVDDNGRGLPVDEHLTVLGRFSRGSNAAPGGSGLGLALVAQQAALHGGTIELSDGPLGGLRATLTVSTAPAPQEDSDE